The window CGACCTCCACTGTTCTGAAGTGGTGTGCTGCAGCTAGCTGTCGACTAGCATCTATAGCTAGCGTCTAACAGGCAGAACACAGGCCTTTGCGGCTGACCCGCAACGTTAGCCGGATAATTGTTTTGATTCAATAACACATATGTCTAAGCCAGCTAGTCAACTACTTTAAATTATATCGTTTGACAAGGATAGTAACCAACGTTACCGTTTGCGAGTTAAAGTGAGTTACATCAAGCCTCTTACCgcaacgttaactagctagcaaatGCCCCGCCATTCAACCATCGTTGTTTTAATATCGCATTAaattggctaacgttagctagtaatAACCAACACGTTAACGCTAATGGCAAAACAATATACATAACATATGCCCCACTAAAGAGGTTGGGTAGTTAATATATACACGAATCGACATTAACCGtcctatatatttatttattgaaatGAGCTACTATAGTTATTGATTTCAAACGGGGTAGCTAGCTAGGGGCGGGTGAAGACACATCGAAAGGTTATTAATGTCGATTGATTGTTCTGTCAGAATTGGATAGCAGTAGTAAAGTTAACTAGCTTCTAGATAACTCAACGATATGTAAAGGTAGCTTGCTAAATTGATGAAATGATTGACCCATTAATATACATCCCTGGTTAGCAATTTTATGCATGTAGTCTTACAAGTTATGTAGTGAGTGGTGCCGCCCTACGGCCCCACTACGCATTACTGCCACTACTATCTAGTACAAGCTTGCGTGCAAGAACACATTCAGGACATGAACACACCACCATGCCTAGTTGTATGGAACTCTTACAATGGCGGCCATGCACCAGTAAAACATTAAGGCTAAGTGTAGTTCTACATAGCTACCTGATTTAGCTAACATTCAATTGCAATCATTAAAATTCATAGAAAATTGCATAATCATGGCGCAAATCACTGAAATCACTTATTTATCTATATTTCAAATGGCCTTAGTCCTGGTAATACGAAAGTAGGCAATATCAGAGTCCCCTAGACATTTAATTCATAAGAATGGCCTAATCTATCTAAAAAACCAAGAGAAGGAACATGAACATTAATCAGTTAGATTAACCTACCGCCCTGTGTCACCTCTCAGCAGTTTGAATAAATTCTGTAATTGACTAGTCATATGTATGGTGCTATAGGTATATCTAATATCAATAGtcctttccttcatctgcacAGATATGAGAAAAAGTCCCACCAGACTATTTTGATACACTCCTAACATTCTgcactctttttttttcttctcacagACTGAAAAATGGACAAGAACGACCTGGTACAAAAGGCCAAGCTCGCTGAGCAGGCTGAGCGCTATGATGATATGGCTGGGGCCATGAAGTCTGTGACGGAGCAGGGTGGGGAGCTCTCCAATGAGGAGCGCAACCTGCTGTCAGTGGCCTACAAGAACGTTGTGGGGGCACGCCGCTCATCCTGGCGGGTCATCTCCAGCATTGAGCAAAAGACAGAGGGCAATGAGAAGAAGCAAGCCATGGCCAAGGAGTACCGGGAGAAGATTGAAACCGAGCTGCAGGACATCTGCAACGATGTGCTGGTAAGAACTGTTGTGGTCCACCCTCTGAAATATAACTTTTAAATTTCTCTCTAGGTAGGTATGCTGATTTCAATCATTTTTGTCTTTCAGGGACTTCTTGACAAGTACCTGATTGCCAATGCCACTGCAGCTGAGAGCAAGGTGTTCTACCTGAAAATGAAAGGCGATTATTATAGATACCTGTCTGAGGTAGCAGCTGGGGATGCAAAAAAGAGTAAGTAAACAAGACAGAGTTTATTTAGTTGTATGAAATACACCAAATCACATAATGACTTCTAATGGATCAGATGTCTGGATAGAGGAATATGTTAAAATATTCCCTAAAGATGTGATGAATTGTACTGCTACACACTAAGTGCTCAAATTCATCCTCTCCCTTCTTGTTGCCTTTAAAGCCACAGTGGATAATTCCCAGCAGGCATACCAGGATGCTTTCGACATCAGCAAGAAGGAGATGCAGCCAACACACCCCATCAGGCTCGGCCTGGCCCTCAACTTCTCTGTCTTTTACTATGAAATCCTCAACAACCCTGAGAAGGCCTGCACCTTGGCCAAGACGGTGAGAGAGCGACTTCAAGTGCCAAATCATGCCGCCTCAGCTTTCACCCCCAAGACAATAAAAAAGTGCTTCACTCAAAGAATGCAGAGCCATTGTGACATGTCCTATCTTGCCAGTTTCTGCATTTGTAAGAAGGCACTTTGGCTCAGTTTGCAAACATGAAATTGGATCTAAAATTGTGCCCATCCTGCAGTTATTTCAGCATACCACTATTTTAACAAATTACTGGCGTGACAATAACTTAATGCATTTGTATAGCAAAGGGATAGCTGTGTACTGGAATAACTGGTGGCAATTTAGCATTCTATTCTTAGTGTAATTTCTTCTTTACAGGCATTTGATGAAGCAATCGCTGAACTCGACACCTTAAATGAGGATTCCTACAAAGACAGTACTTTGATCATGCAACTACTAAGGGACAACCTGACTGTAAGtcttttctttcttctttttttGTATAATTATTAAATGGCTTGACACCAATTCCTCTTATTGTAATTTCTTCAAGTCAACCCATTGATGCTTCCAGTTACATGCATATGTTTTGTTCATTTCTATGGTGTTGTGTAGAAGACACCAAATTCAGTTTGGGGGAGTATAATGTAACAaaccttttcttttttttttgcagcTGTGGACATCGGAAAaccagggagatgagggagagaccGGAGAAGGGGAAAACTAATGGAATTGCACTGTTAATCTACCTACACTCTTAAACACAAACAGCTTATAAACATCCACCTCCACTCCAtcaacccctcccccctctgtatGACAAGCAGCCGGAATTGTTCCTGACCAACTAGTTTATCCCTCTCAGGTCACTGAGGCGACAGGGTAATGTCCAGGTTGTCATTTTGTTTGTGAAAATAATGTGGTTGTATTGAGTAGCGAGTCCATGTTGCTGTTAtttagttgttgttttttgtgtgtgtgtgcgctaaattgggtgtgtgaatgactgacTGTGTTGGGGGCGGGCGTTGTTAATTCTAATCGTCCTTAATTCCTTTGTTCCACCTAGCTGGTTGTGCATATTTTGTTACGGTCATTTTTTTTGTGATTTGTCATGGTATTGCAGATTTAACGTATGGTTATTAAACTGGCAGTTAATTTTCACCAATACTGTGATGCTAAGTGTTATATTTTCTTCCCCACATCACTATTGCTTTTAAAATTCAGACAGTACAATCCTGTATTTAACTAACAGTGCAATTCTGCTGTGTGCTCATACAGAAAGGAGGCAGGTTGTATTGTGACACTGGCATCTGGGCGTTTTGCTCTATAATCACTTTCACAATTTCAAGGTTTGATTAAGGGACCCCTTACTTCGCCATGTTAGATTTCCCCATTATAAGACATTCCACCAGAATTGTATTAGGCTTTATGAAAGGCAGAACTCTTTTTGAACAAAGTGGATTATTGTCCTAATGGTATAACTCACTGTTCAAGATCAAGCGCTGCTTGAACTCAATACAATGAAAATTGTATGTGCTTAAATGTTCCATTTATTTTGCAAGATTGACTATCTTTCTTAAAAACCTAAAGTAACTGAAAGTTTTTTTTGAAAATGTCTTATCACACTCAACCCTGCTTGCAAAATATTCCTCTTAAAGTGGTTGTTTTCTCTAATGTTTCTGTGCCTGGTTTCCTATTAGACACTTCAAAATGGAAGACTGTTCATGTCGCTTGTTTGACTGCCAAGAAGTTGAAATTAAGCTTAGACCGTCTTCTATTCTCTCTTAGAATCTCAACATATTTGTTATGTTTGTTCTATGGTTTGTAAGGTATGTCATAATTTGCTCTCATGCCCCTAAACTCCACTGCTTTGAACATAAGCCTCTGAAGCCATTGCTGTACAATTTATTGTGAAGCAGCAGATTGGAGACCCAACCCATACCACAACCCAAGTAAGAAGCAGTGTCACAAATTCACAATATCAACACAACCATTACATCCCACATAGAGTAAGACCCTCATCTACATATAGCGGCCAGTCTGCTTTCTTAGAGTCAATTCTCATCTTTATCTGAATAAATAAAATGTGGAACAGGCTATCTTGCTTTGTTTTTACTGACCAGTATTCTTTCTTGACAAATGTGCTCCTATAACCAGGTTTCTATCAAACCTTTTCATGTGATTTAAAGTACATGTTGGAGAATTGGTTTtaatgacaggcctgatggaaacagctgatttgtctgtaaactttccaaatgtcgacaaaacaaaatatgctaGACAAGGAGGGCTcattttgtgtcggtaaaattgaTTGTACGAGATGTGGATGGAAATGCTTTTATACATTAATATCGACAAAAGCATTATATCGAAGTGAATTTGCAGTCTCACAATATGTTGTGTGGTACTCCCACTGACCCAGGAAAGATGATGGTTGATGCTTGGCTGCCTTTTGACAAATGCAAATTTCATGTAGTATAGGCTATCCTACTtgcactgtatctgcaagctgttaTTTAGAGCACACGCGCCAGAACACAATATAGCTGAAAATGTTTTGTGACAGTCATCAGTGAAGTTAATCATTCGATGGAAACCCATTCACCTTTTAGTCTTTATTTGGTACATGGTAATTTAACAGTCAAGTTGtttttgtgtactacgtcatcacgcatgtcaatttgatggaaacatctggGGAAAATGCACAttgtatttgtttaaaaaaataatattgttatgaaaatctgttgccaacTGGGTGGAAACCTAGCTTGAGACAGTCTATTTTCACAGTGGCACATGGTTGTCAAAAGTTAGAATAGCTAAAAGTAGCTATTAATGAAATTGGGAAAACAGGTTATAGATTAAATATTTCTTGCAAAAAACATCCCAGTTTCACTTAGGTAATCATTTGTAAACTGTCAAAGTCCAAGTGAAATAAGGTTGTTTAAGATTTATTTTAAAGGCAGAATGTCGTCATCTTTATTATTCAACAGTATTTACAAAGTACATTATTGTACAATCATTGGTTTTTGCCAATTATCAACCTGGTCTgtgagcatttcgtattattctgtatgtcaATTCTAGATAACATATAGTAAATAGACTATATTTCATATGGCATgtacccatttcgtatgatatgttatgaattctagcaagctggctaacgttagctaggctaggggttagggttaaatttAGGAGTTACATTAATAAGGGCAAGGGTTAGATTAtataagtagttgcaaagtagctaaaaagtagtaagtatactgaacacaaatataaacgcaacatgcaacaatttcaaatattttactaagttacagttcatataaggaaatcagtcaatttaaataaatacattaggctctaatctatggatttcacatgactgggaatacagatactgtatgaatctgttggtcacagataccttaggTAGGGGCacggatcagaaaaccagtcagtatctggtgtgaccaccaattGCCCCATGCAGCACTACaaatctcctttgcatagagttgatgaggctgttaattgtggcctgtggaatgttgtcccactcttcttcaatggctgtgtaaagttgctggatattggcgggaactggaacatgctgtagtacacatcaatccagagcatcccaaacatgctcaatgggtgacatgtccatgcaggcaatggaagaattgggacattttcagcttccaggaattgtgcatagatccttgcgacatggggccgccCACGCATTATCATGCTGAGACATGAGGTGACATtttctggcaatagctctggtggacattcctgcagtcagcatgccatttgcATGCTCcgttaaaacttgagacatctgtggcattgtgttgtgggacaaaaccacattttagagtggccttttattgcccccagcacaaggtgcacctgtgtaataatcatgctgtttaatcagcttcttgatatgccacacatgtcaactggatggactatcttggcaaaggagaaatgctcactaacagggatgtaaacaaagataaataagcttttttgaaaatgtctgggatcttttatttcagctgatgaaacatgggaccaacactttacatgttgcatttatatttttgttaagtgtagttgaaaagttgctaattagctaaaataatGAGATTCAAACTCTCAACCTTTtatacacccacccatccaccctacttttctttttttgcctAAAGTAACCatatgtcttatgtaaccatacagTACCAAACATATTCTAATTTAGTATAACGAATTTACGTTTACGCTACGTCTAGTATATGAGACGAGGCTGCAGTGATGTATACACCAGGACTCATTTGTTTTAACAAAAGTGTCTGGGACCCAGTTTTCTGTTTTTTCGAATCCCAGAATGTATCTTTTCAATGTACGGGACTACTTTTTCACGCAGAAGATTTATTCGGGCCGCGTCGACATAGTTTGTCATGGCTACGGAGTGACAAGGTTGGTGTTTCACAAGGGAACGCCGTTGGGGTCTTTgagtgtcaaaaaagatacacgtcaaagaACACTATTTAAGGAGTCAGTAAGCTTTTAAATTTGACACGTCAAGTcacagttctattatagaatgttatGTGCTGGATGTGTTAGCAAAGCACAACCACTCAAAGCTGTACTAAAAAAGTCTGCGAACAACACAGGCAAACGGTGTGTTTACAATACCGATTTGGTAATAAGGTATTACTTGTTAGACCAGATGGGAAAACGTTTGTGTGTGCCATTGgaataagattttaaaaaatgaaatatttttgATACAGATGTTATTAGCAACTtctagagtagctagctagctttagcttggtacctagctagcgtCAATGCAACCAGCCTGAAACTGCAGTCATTTACAATATTCCAAACAATGATGTAGGAAtcgtaagtattagctaggtagccacttgttgttcgcctattggaGCTGAATTTAAGTTTATGAAAAATAACTAGCTAGCCATCTACTTATTCCTGTTGCCCATAGCTAAAACCATAAGCAGCCACTTAAGCATCGTTCGTGGACTGTGGGTGTTCGCAGACTTTTTTAGTGCAGCTTTGACGGTGCTACTGATAGTGGTGCTTTGCTAACACAAATCCAGCACACACAAAattctataatagaactgtgTTACTTGTGTGAGGTTCTGTGTTATacactatagcccgttaccatatcATATGTGGTGGAATATTatttgctgttggcttgtgtggatatatgtgttatgcaacatagctgacttgagacattgttaacagtttcagggccatgggcctttctcgtgatggaaaaatacagaataacgtAACGGACACATACAGAACGTAGTGTAGGGTACAaacggtcttttgttagataacaggtgCCTGATAACTGTATCGAGCATGagcgctgcagctgtacatagtctatcggtaaatagcccacccatttttacctacctcatccccatactgttttaatttatttacttttctgctcttttgcacaccaatatctctacctgtacatgaccatctgatcatttatcactccagtgttaatctgcaaaattgtaatcattcacctacctcctcatgccttttgcacacaatgtatatagacttttttttctactgtgttattgacttgttaattgtttactccatgtgtaactctgtgttgtctgttcacactgctatgctttatcttggccaggtcggagttgcaaatgagaacttgttctcaactagcctacctggttaaataaaggtgaaaaaaaatatatatagatattctACACAACTACAATGACTGACCGCTGAAGCGCCTAGGGGGTGGGACCAGCTCGggcgccaacaatcaacgataggctgagtgagtttaaaccacgcccagtctctactctgacaggccggctcggaagcaggaactacttctgtcaaAGAGTATATTATAATTTTGTCAGAAACgagtcagttctctgtttgccctgcaaggtgtgacagagagcccgtatatacgaaaattgcatttaccacttattgcttagctaataaaaagtacatagtatacaatcggtgactcattgtcatatttatcctgatacgaGATTTGATTAACGCAACCCTTAACACTTGACGTGTCAAATTTAAAAGCTTATTTGAAGCGTCAAATAGTGTTCTATGACGTGTAGCTTTTTGACACACAAAGGCGTTCCCTACTGTAGTTTAATGACCAAAAAAACCTACTTTTATAGGCCAGCACTTTGTAAATTAAGTAATCTGACTGCGCTCTGTTTCCACCTTGGGCATTTGAATATTTGGATTTTTAACAATAATGACTAAATAGTGTATACATTTTATGTGGAATTATAACTAACATTAATTAACAGAATTCTATGCTGTCTGAAGAGTAAGATGTTTGTACATAGACTAAGAAGAAGTGTTAACAGACAACTTGTGACCACAGTGAAACTAACAACAGGTCTGGTCCCCATCCAGGGAGGGGGAAAACCGTAGGACATGCAATAGATTGCGTAACATATGGTAACATAAGATAAACAATATGTGTGTGTTGGAATTGCATTGAAAAGTAGCTAAGTCATTGTccaagaggaagagagacaatGTCCAAGAAGAGGAGGGACATATTAAAAGCTATGACGCTATGTGTGATATAAAGCCTAATGAACATGTGATTAAGAGCAGAGCTCTCGGAAATAAATGCTACTGATTACTTTTAaggctggtctctgtccattttatgcaaataaggatcttacaaattcttagaaacaaGTGTTTTAaatgaattggttaatgaacataTAGGAATCAAAATTCCTCTAACAGTCAGTCATTCTCCAATAATATAGATTTATAAATGCtattttctggaatttatttTGATTTCATTAGTGAAGCTGGAATTGATGGCAATCACGAGTCCGCCAACTTGGCTAGTGACCGTACCTAGCTAGCTGACATtagcctaacgttagctaactagctatctaTGGAAGTtgctaaatagctagctagctagctagcaagccatGTAGCTAAGCAAACAAGTTGTATTTCAAACAAATGGCCAAATCGTTTGAATGTTACCTGCTAGAAATCTGCAATCTGTTTAAACTATGAACGTTGTAGTTAATTTAACTCACTGCGTACCAAGCAtcgatgatcatgtcaccagaataagatctTTGAtttttattggaaaggagcatcaagcaaaTCCCCTTGCACTTTCAGCACCCTGGGAAGTTCATAATTTATTAGCCCTTATTTATCTGTAGCATAATAAACAGCTCGTTTTCCTGAagagttgtagtgggaggaccacacaacatgccaTAGTGTGACTCCAAAGCCTTGTTTCCATTGGCATTTAAAATTAGGGCCAAGTTTGAGCTGGCTCAAATGGAATTCTGAAATTCGAACTGGGTTGATGGAAAACCAGTGCAGCCCAGTTTCACAACTGGTGCCAAAGGTGACagctccctctttttcccctgccccgctacaaagtttctccctgcaggcggtcactgagtccaaggtgctaaaggagctccttgaacttgaccccaaaaaaacatctgggtcagatggtttagacccttctttaaggttgctgtccCTATCATCGCTAAGCCTATccctgacctttttaacctgtctttaacctgtcttctctctggggagattcccattgcttggaaggcagccacggttagTCCTTTATTtattaaagggggagatcaagctgatcctatctgttataggcctatttttaTTTTGCCCCTATTATCAAACATGTTGGAAAAAGttgtcaataatcaactaactgactggctttcttgatgtctatagttttctctctggtatgcaatctggtttccgctcaggttacggatgtgtcactgcaaccttaaaggtcctcaatgatgtcaccattgccctacCTAACTACCCCTCtg of the Oncorhynchus kisutch isolate 150728-3 linkage group LG17, Okis_V2, whole genome shotgun sequence genome contains:
- the LOC109907728 gene encoding 14-3-3 protein beta/alpha-2-like; translation: MDKNDLVQKAKLAEQAERYDDMAGAMKSVTEQGGELSNEERNLLSVAYKNVVGARRSSWRVISSIEQKTEGNEKKQAMAKEYREKIETELQDICNDVLGLLDKYLIANATAAESKVFYLKMKGDYYRYLSEVAAGDAKKTTVDNSQQAYQDAFDISKKEMQPTHPIRLGLALNFSVFYYEILNNPEKACTLAKTAFDEAIAELDTLNEDSYKDSTLIMQLLRDNLTLWTSENQGDEGETGEGEN